One window of the Clupea harengus chromosome 20, Ch_v2.0.2, whole genome shotgun sequence genome contains the following:
- the tnip1 gene encoding TNFAIP3-interacting protein 1 isoform X2 translates to MEGKGPYRIYDPGGSECKVREESSGSSSYRKLLEENSVLRERMKGLKSLGDLLEESQMEASKLRKRVEELVRDNEALKSSTSSFASSLCMGNPVQTETQGHGKHHAHLSAEGAETRECVPAAKAVQPDLNEVSSEFEVVNMEDRGAVTTETQAAPAATASAPVPHLPQENMELASQLQRLESSFSVFAEESNPNQLLAHLGRMAVEFHHLSSKVQKNEQRTSLLQTLCEQLRQENNELRKKMEDDLQYRNRDLEQLRQENQKLKEQIAGGGEVAQKPETKVTETKEEAAKEELAKTKVEVAMTQQTGKVVEKTPAKTCDPEVYEKRIRLLEKQRKDVLEVNKQWDVQWTAMKTQFEQKITDLRQRLADSQKAVLELEAEREQRQRDYDKKLLLAKSKIENVQGEKECLTSETCELKQKVRYLQDQLLPLTKQREYQEKEIQRLNRALEEALNLHSPSTAQQPGMNLGDGAMNLRYQEALTQIAVLKEQVKIFEEDFRKERSDRERMNEEKEDLRRQVERLQGQMTNLTNQLHQAQNECQRERSERCKLERLQMHHKQDGQPERRTSDPTTGAAAAATAAAPNGPLSPPYCGPFVQVGHQGLEGWPIHFPPRMPNISTAPGRDFQPVNPGFPWQSSFPQPRGSRGQGDTARPPPENADASASGYGKRDRQNIDPGKH, encoded by the exons ATGGAGGGAAAGGGGCCATACCGAATTTACGACCCTGGTGGGAGCGAGTGCAAGGTCCGAGAGGAGTCCAGCGGCAGCAGTAGCTACAGGAAGCTTCTGGAGGAGAACAGTGTGCTGAGGGAGCGAATGAAGGGCCTGAAGAGTCTAG GAGATCTTCTGGAGGAGTCCCAGATGGAGGCGTCCAAGCTGAGGAAGAGGGTGGAGGAGCTGGTCAGGGACAACGAGGCTCTCAAGTCCTCCACCTCCAGTTTCGCTTCCAGCTTGTGCATGGGCAACCCTGTGCAGACAGAGACGCAGG gCCATGGCAAGCACCATGCGCATCTGAGTGCTGAAGGTGCAGAAACGCGGGAATGTGTGCCTGCAGCAAAGGCTGTCCAGCCCGACCTTAAT GAAGTGTCATCAGAGTTTGAGGTTGTGAATATGGAAGACCGTGGAGCTGTCACCACAGAAACTCAAGCG GCTCCTGCTGCTACCGCCTCTGCGCCAGTGCCTCACCTGCCCCAGGAGAACATGGAGCTGGCGAGTCAGCTGCAGCGACTGGAGAGCTCCTTCAGCGTGTTCGCCGAGGAGTCCAACCCCAACCAGCTGCTCGCCCACCTGGGCCGCATGGCCGTGGAGTTCCACCATCTCTCCTCCAAGGTGCAGAAGAACGAGCAGAGGACCTCACTTCTTCAG ACTCTCTGCGAACAACTCCGGCAAGAAAATAATGAGCTCCGAAAGAAAATGGAGGACGATCTGCAGTATAGGAACCGTGATTTAGAGCAACTCCG GCAGGAGAATCAGAAGCTGAAGGAGCAGATCGccggaggtggagaggtggcaCAGAAGCCGGAGACCAAAGTGACCGAAACCAAGGAAGAAGCCGCCAAAGAGGAGCTGGCCAAGACCAAGGTGGAGGTCGCCATGACGCAGCAG ACTGGGAAAGTGGTTGAGAAAACCCCAGCCAAGACCTGTGACCCAGAGGTGTACGAGAAGAGGATCAGGCTACTGGAGAAGCAGAGAAAGGAT GTTCTGGAGGTGAACAAACAGTGGGATGTGCAGTGGACAGCCATGAAGACCCAGTTTGAACAGAAG atcACAGACCTGCGCCAGAGGCTCGCCGACTCCCAGAAGGccgtgctggagctggaggccgAGCGTGAGCAGAGGCAGCGCGACTACGACAAGAAGCTGCTGCTGGCCAAGTCCAAGATCGAGAACGTGCAG ggtgagaAGGAGTGTCTGACGTCAGAGACGTGTGAGCTGAAGCAGAAGGTCCGCTACCTGCAGGACCAGCTGCTGCCCCTCACCAAGCAGAGGGAGTACCAGGAGAAAGAGATCCAGCGCCTCAACCGG GCCCTGGAAGAGGCTCTGAACCTGCACTCTCCCTCCACGGCTCAGCAGCCAGGCATGAACCTGGGCGACGGGGCCATGAACCTGCGCTACCAGGAGGCCCTCACACAGATAGCCGTGCTAAAAGAGCAG GTGAAAATATTCGAAGAGGACttcaggaaggagaggagcgaCCGGGAAAGGATGAACGAGGAGAAGGAAGACCTTCGTCGACAAGTAGAAAGACTCCAGGGTCAGATGACTAATCTGACCAATCAG CTCCACCAAGCCCAGAatgagtgtcagagagagcgCTCAGAAAGATGCAAGCTGGAGAGGCTGCAGATGCATCACAAGCAG GACGGGCAGCCTGAGCGCCGCACCTCCGACCCCACCACTggggcagcggcggcggcaacagcagcagcacctaaCGGCCCCTTGAGCCCCCCGTACTGCGGCCCGTTCGTGCAGGTAGGCCACCAGGGCCTGGAGGGCTGGCCCATCCACTTCCCTCCCCGCATGCCCAACATCAGCACGGCTCCCGGACGAGACTTCCAGCCCGTCAACCCA
- the tnip1 gene encoding TNFAIP3-interacting protein 1 isoform X1, translating to MEGKGPYRIYDPGGSECKVREESSGSSSYRKLLEENSVLRERMKGLKSLGDLLEESQMEASKLRKRVEELVRDNEALKSSTSSFASSLCMGNPVQTETQGHGKHHAHLSAEGAETRECVPAAKAVQPDLNEVSSEFEVVNMEDRGAVTTETQAAPAATASAPVPHLPQENMELASQLQRLESSFSVFAEESNPNQLLAHLGRMAVEFHHLSSKVQKNEQRTSLLQTLCEQLRQENNELRKKMEDDLQYRNRDLEQLRQENQKLKEQIAGGGEVAQKPETKVTETKEEAAKEELAKTKVEVAMTQQTGKVVEKTPAKTCDPEVYEKRIRLLEKQRKDVLEVNKQWDVQWTAMKTQFEQKITDLRQRLADSQKAVLELEAEREQRQRDYDKKLLLAKSKIENVQGEKECLTSETCELKQKVRYLQDQLLPLTKQREYQEKEIQRLNRQALEEALNLHSPSTAQQPGMNLGDGAMNLRYQEALTQIAVLKEQVKIFEEDFRKERSDRERMNEEKEDLRRQVERLQGQMTNLTNQLHQAQNECQRERSERCKLERLQMHHKQDGQPERRTSDPTTGAAAAATAAAPNGPLSPPYCGPFVQVGHQGLEGWPIHFPPRMPNISTAPGRDFQPVNPGFPWQSSFPQPRGSRGQGDTARPPPENADASASGYGKRDRQNIDPGKH from the exons ATGGAGGGAAAGGGGCCATACCGAATTTACGACCCTGGTGGGAGCGAGTGCAAGGTCCGAGAGGAGTCCAGCGGCAGCAGTAGCTACAGGAAGCTTCTGGAGGAGAACAGTGTGCTGAGGGAGCGAATGAAGGGCCTGAAGAGTCTAG GAGATCTTCTGGAGGAGTCCCAGATGGAGGCGTCCAAGCTGAGGAAGAGGGTGGAGGAGCTGGTCAGGGACAACGAGGCTCTCAAGTCCTCCACCTCCAGTTTCGCTTCCAGCTTGTGCATGGGCAACCCTGTGCAGACAGAGACGCAGG gCCATGGCAAGCACCATGCGCATCTGAGTGCTGAAGGTGCAGAAACGCGGGAATGTGTGCCTGCAGCAAAGGCTGTCCAGCCCGACCTTAAT GAAGTGTCATCAGAGTTTGAGGTTGTGAATATGGAAGACCGTGGAGCTGTCACCACAGAAACTCAAGCG GCTCCTGCTGCTACCGCCTCTGCGCCAGTGCCTCACCTGCCCCAGGAGAACATGGAGCTGGCGAGTCAGCTGCAGCGACTGGAGAGCTCCTTCAGCGTGTTCGCCGAGGAGTCCAACCCCAACCAGCTGCTCGCCCACCTGGGCCGCATGGCCGTGGAGTTCCACCATCTCTCCTCCAAGGTGCAGAAGAACGAGCAGAGGACCTCACTTCTTCAG ACTCTCTGCGAACAACTCCGGCAAGAAAATAATGAGCTCCGAAAGAAAATGGAGGACGATCTGCAGTATAGGAACCGTGATTTAGAGCAACTCCG GCAGGAGAATCAGAAGCTGAAGGAGCAGATCGccggaggtggagaggtggcaCAGAAGCCGGAGACCAAAGTGACCGAAACCAAGGAAGAAGCCGCCAAAGAGGAGCTGGCCAAGACCAAGGTGGAGGTCGCCATGACGCAGCAG ACTGGGAAAGTGGTTGAGAAAACCCCAGCCAAGACCTGTGACCCAGAGGTGTACGAGAAGAGGATCAGGCTACTGGAGAAGCAGAGAAAGGAT GTTCTGGAGGTGAACAAACAGTGGGATGTGCAGTGGACAGCCATGAAGACCCAGTTTGAACAGAAG atcACAGACCTGCGCCAGAGGCTCGCCGACTCCCAGAAGGccgtgctggagctggaggccgAGCGTGAGCAGAGGCAGCGCGACTACGACAAGAAGCTGCTGCTGGCCAAGTCCAAGATCGAGAACGTGCAG ggtgagaAGGAGTGTCTGACGTCAGAGACGTGTGAGCTGAAGCAGAAGGTCCGCTACCTGCAGGACCAGCTGCTGCCCCTCACCAAGCAGAGGGAGTACCAGGAGAAAGAGATCCAGCGCCTCAACCGG CAGGCCCTGGAAGAGGCTCTGAACCTGCACTCTCCCTCCACGGCTCAGCAGCCAGGCATGAACCTGGGCGACGGGGCCATGAACCTGCGCTACCAGGAGGCCCTCACACAGATAGCCGTGCTAAAAGAGCAG GTGAAAATATTCGAAGAGGACttcaggaaggagaggagcgaCCGGGAAAGGATGAACGAGGAGAAGGAAGACCTTCGTCGACAAGTAGAAAGACTCCAGGGTCAGATGACTAATCTGACCAATCAG CTCCACCAAGCCCAGAatgagtgtcagagagagcgCTCAGAAAGATGCAAGCTGGAGAGGCTGCAGATGCATCACAAGCAG GACGGGCAGCCTGAGCGCCGCACCTCCGACCCCACCACTggggcagcggcggcggcaacagcagcagcacctaaCGGCCCCTTGAGCCCCCCGTACTGCGGCCCGTTCGTGCAGGTAGGCCACCAGGGCCTGGAGGGCTGGCCCATCCACTTCCCTCCCCGCATGCCCAACATCAGCACGGCTCCCGGACGAGACTTCCAGCCCGTCAACCCA